One window of the Candidatus Obscuribacterales bacterium genome contains the following:
- a CDS encoding serine/threonine-protein kinase encodes MDSTIPTLSTRRDSPQHQTRLGQFCGSKHLFRDRYKVLKTLGRGGFGVTFLAKDMALPGYPPCVIKQLCPKVNNPVALSKASERFEREATTLSQLGSHSQIPRLLDYFQINGEFYLVQEYVRGSTLVKEVRKNGPLPEEKVRKFLVEILPVLSYIHSRQVIHRDIKPPNIIRCDDDGRLVLIDFGAVKEGIAEITDDDTQKAPSTSFVGTVGFAPPEQLALRPSYASDIYAIGVTCLFLLTGHPPLAFDYDTHTGDINWREMVDLSEHFGKILDKMLKISPRDRYQSADDVLRALDLESHFDQLSHCMTMSSRLPKPTEPEPEPTGYQSPIARKAAAIRNWRARRLQEGHSSSFQQNDHPVA; translated from the coding sequence ATGGATTCTACGATTCCCACCTTGTCCACACGACGCGATTCTCCGCAGCATCAAACACGGCTGGGGCAGTTTTGTGGTTCAAAACATTTATTTCGCGATCGCTATAAGGTTTTGAAAACATTGGGTCGTGGCGGGTTTGGCGTGACATTTTTGGCTAAAGATATGGCCCTACCCGGCTATCCTCCCTGCGTGATCAAGCAGCTTTGCCCTAAGGTGAACAATCCTGTGGCCCTGAGTAAAGCCAGTGAGCGCTTTGAACGGGAAGCCACCACCCTCAGCCAGTTGGGCAGCCATTCTCAGATACCGCGCCTCTTAGACTACTTCCAGATCAATGGAGAGTTTTATCTCGTCCAAGAATATGTGCGTGGGTCAACCTTGGTTAAAGAGGTGCGAAAAAACGGCCCCCTTCCAGAAGAAAAGGTGCGCAAGTTTTTGGTGGAAATCCTACCGGTGCTCAGCTACATCCACAGCCGTCAGGTCATTCATCGCGATATCAAGCCGCCAAATATCATTCGCTGTGACGATGATGGACGTTTGGTATTGATTGACTTTGGAGCTGTCAAAGAAGGGATTGCCGAAATTACCGATGACGATACCCAAAAAGCACCCAGCACTAGCTTTGTTGGCACCGTAGGCTTTGCACCACCCGAACAGTTGGCCCTGCGTCCCAGCTATGCCAGTGATATCTACGCCATCGGCGTCACCTGTCTCTTTTTGCTCACCGGGCATCCTCCCCTAGCCTTTGACTATGACACCCACACCGGTGATATCAACTGGCGGGAGATGGTCGATCTCAGTGAACATTTCGGCAAAATTCTCGACAAGATGCTGAAAATCTCACCTCGCGATCGCTATCAATCTGCCGATGATGTGCTGCGGGCTCTGGATCTAGAATCCCACTTTGATCAACTGTCCCACTGTATGACCATGAGTTCCCGCTTGCCGAAGCCGACGGAACCAGAGCCAGAACCCACGGGCTACCAATCGCCCATTGCCCGCAAAGCTGCCGCTATTCGCAACTGGCGGGCT
- a CDS encoding YdcF family protein, protein MVWLLLVVLLGVWGYQRLMASFHSPEAVLVLGGSLDREQFAADFAHTYPDLPIWVSSGSNPEYAQWVFEEANIDLDRVHLDYRAVDTVSNFTTLVDDFKSQGIDRIYLITSDYHMRRARIIGEIVLGSRGISFEAIAVPSDRSPESINKVLRDAARSILWVTTGYSGSSLRQVQQAAYRRLN, encoded by the coding sequence TTGGTTTGGCTGCTCCTGGTTGTCCTATTGGGCGTCTGGGGCTATCAACGACTCATGGCATCGTTCCATTCACCGGAGGCGGTTCTCGTCTTGGGTGGATCCTTAGATCGCGAGCAATTTGCTGCAGATTTTGCCCATACCTACCCTGATCTACCCATTTGGGTCTCGTCGGGCAGCAATCCTGAATATGCTCAGTGGGTGTTTGAAGAAGCCAACATTGACTTAGATCGCGTGCATTTAGACTACCGCGCTGTCGATACGGTCAGTAACTTTACCACTTTGGTGGATGATTTCAAGTCCCAGGGTATTGATCGCATTTACCTGATCACCTCGGACTATCACATGCGGCGAGCGCGTATTATTGGTGAGATTGTGTTGGGTAGTCGAGGCATTTCCTTTGAAGCGATCGCTGTCCCGTCTGATCGATCGCCAGAGTCGATCAATAAGGTTTTGCGAGATGCGGCCCGCTCCATCTTGTGGGTGACCACAGGCTATAGCGGCTCTTCCCTACGGCAGGTTCAGCAAGCTGCTTACCGCCGGCTCAATTAG